In a single window of the Carnobacterium gallinarum DSM 4847 genome:
- a CDS encoding helix-turn-helix domain-containing protein has protein sequence MFELLKPNKEKVGNRLRMVKDELGLSFTEYGNRLGLIKPTINSYVRGYSLAPLEVVKKVSKLSNKPVGWFYFGELEEYIQDYLVLKGHQVLLNDHPDVPAEIKKEFLTGSFKNPGWENEVGYPVEEFMDDCFAEIHQKLLREHIQELSLMYLKKNAELDEVKRLDASIFITSEMMGYYEATRDFDYGDTDKMMASIQNFYESNLKGEDLSFDDGYLVGKLINILADSNKTEQLISSLSGELTGKKFSNAFGGDELISTFQSLRPELLKIYAEKTYEDYYDWFEK, from the coding sequence ATGTTTGAATTGCTGAAACCAAATAAGGAAAAAGTTGGAAATCGCTTAAGAATGGTAAAAGATGAATTAGGTTTGTCTTTTACAGAGTATGGAAATAGATTAGGCTTGATTAAACCAACCATTAATTCATATGTACGAGGATATTCTCTAGCGCCATTGGAAGTAGTTAAGAAGGTTTCTAAACTTAGCAATAAACCAGTAGGATGGTTTTATTTTGGTGAACTTGAAGAGTATATCCAAGATTATTTAGTATTAAAAGGACATCAAGTATTACTTAATGACCATCCAGATGTACCAGCGGAAATCAAAAAGGAATTTTTAACGGGTAGCTTCAAAAATCCTGGTTGGGAAAATGAAGTAGGTTATCCAGTTGAGGAATTTATGGATGATTGTTTTGCGGAGATTCACCAGAAGCTATTAAGAGAACATATTCAAGAATTATCCTTAATGTATCTTAAAAAGAATGCTGAACTAGATGAAGTAAAGAGATTGGATGCCAGTATTTTTATTACATCAGAAATGATGGGTTATTATGAAGCAACAAGAGATTTTGACTATGGCGATACAGATAAAATGATGGCTTCTATACAGAATTTCTATGAGAGTAATCTAAAGGGGGAGGATCTCTCTTTTGATGATGGTTATCTCGTTGGAAAATTAATCAATATCCTTGCAGATAGTAATAAGACAGAACAACTGATTTCAAGTTTGTCTGGCGAATTAACAGGGAAAAAATTCTCGAATGCTTTTGGAGGAGACGAGTTAATAAGTACTTTTCAATCTTTACGACCAGAGTTGTTAAAGATATATG